The following coding sequences lie in one Brassica napus cultivar Da-Ae unplaced genomic scaffold, Da-Ae ScsIHWf_1237;HRSCAF=1767, whole genome shotgun sequence genomic window:
- the LOC125596590 gene encoding uncharacterized protein LOC125596590 → MVRSLHLNSLVGRDEPLGSEEVDQADLLTRIQQAKSLDENLQKVALNDKTEYQITSNETIWVNAEWVARCPTCQLLKAEHQVPNGMLQNLPIPGWKWDHITMDFVTSFPTTRNQKDAVWVVVDRLTKSAHFLPIQKGDGVDQIVRIYLDEIVRLHGVSASIVSDRDSRFTSYFWQAFQKALGTRMNMSTAYHPQTDGQSERTIQTLEDMLRAVVLDWGDSWEKHLPLVEFAYNNSFHTSIGMSPYEALYGRPCRTRLCWTQMITFKGRARVSGRRKLDPRYLGPFRIIERVGAVAYKLELPPAMDAFHNMFHVSQLQKCLSDQDIVLHEIPTDLGKNLTLETRPVRIVDRTEKTTRKKTIPMIKVLWEYNGKDVITWETEARMKAEYPEWYDQVVPEETHDEDSRTNPSQVGETSHVPSPR, encoded by the exons ATGGTTCGGTCACTACATCTAAATTCCTTGGTTGGACGTGATGAGCCATTGGGATCCGAGGAAGTGGATCAGGCCGATCTACTTACCAGGATACAGCAGGCCAAGAGTTTGGATGAGAACTTGCAAAAAGTGGCTCTTAACGATAAGACGGAGTATCAGATCACAAGCAACGAAACAATCTGGGTGAATG CCGAGTGGGTGGCGAGGTGTCCTACTTGCCAGCTTCTGAAGGCCGAACATCAAGTGCCCAATGGTATGCTCCAGAATCTCCCCATACCAGggtggaagtgggatcacatcacaatggattttgtgaccaGTTTTCCTACGACCAGGAACCAaaaggatgcggtttgggtggTGGTTGACAGACTAACCAAGTCGGCCCACTTCTTACCAATACAGAAAGGAGATGGAGTGGATCAGATCGTGAGGATTTACTTGGACGAGATAGTACGTCTGCATGGAGTGTCGGCTAGTATTGTCTCGGACAGAGACTCTAGGTTCACCTCTTACTTCTGGCAGGCTTTTCAAAAAGCCTTAGGAACAAGAATGAacatgagcacagcctatcaTCCTCAGACGGATGGGCAGTCAGAGAGGACAATCCAGACATTGGAGGACATGTTAAGGGCCGTGGTGTTGGATTGGGGCGACTCATGGGAAAAGCATCTACCCTTGGTCGAGTTTGCCTACAACAACAGTTTCCATACTAGCATTGGgatgtcaccttatgaagcACTGTATGGACGGCCTTGCAGGACGcgattatgctggacccaa ATGATCACATTTAAAGGGAGGGCTagagtttctggcagaagaaaactagaccctaggtacttgggtccgtTCAGAATCATAGAAAGAGTTGGGGCTGTGGCTTATAAGTTGGAACTGCCACCAGCCATGGATGCGTTCCACAACATGTTTCATGTGTCCCAACTCCAAAAATgtttgtctgatcaggacatagtcCTACACGAGATCCCTACAGATTTGGGTAAGAATCTGACTCTAGAGACGAGGCCGGTCCGCATAGTGGATCGAACAGAAAagacaacaaggaagaagaccatTCCCATGATCAAGGTTTTGTGGGAATACAATGGCAAGGAtgtaatcacttgggaaacagaggcAAGGATGAAGGCCGAGTATCCTGAGTGGTATGATCAGGTGGTCCCCGAGGAAACACATGAtgaggattcgaggacgaatccatcccaagtgggggagacttctCATGTCCCCAGTCCGAGATAG